The proteins below come from a single Longimicrobium sp. genomic window:
- a CDS encoding glycosyltransferase family 1 protein codes for MTMASDGTGRAERRVTLGMDARAVHSTGVGRYVREMLAALFADPRFGHLVLLGDPDELHALLAELGVEGQATVRPFLRSWSSHQTQLAWARMAARGQTRADVWHFPFSDVPLLLHPRRSVVTVHDLIPIKLPGLVRKRERIASTIALHAGARLAWRMIADSESTRRDIVSYVPRAANKVEVVPLGVAPSFRPLEPAEAALCSRAEALRPYLFCVGNRFPHKNHVAAVDALARVRAGGSAMRLVVAGGTANAHWPQVVRHAEARGVADAVVDLGKVSETELRCLYAHCTAFLFPSLYEGFGLPVLEAMACGAPVIASNRSSVPEVMGEGGLSVDPGDSQAMADAVARLERDPGVRGEWIRKGREQAARFTWESTTQRTMEILHRAACS; via the coding sequence ATGACGATGGCGTCGGATGGCACGGGGAGGGCGGAGCGCCGCGTGACGCTGGGGATGGACGCGCGCGCGGTCCACAGCACCGGCGTGGGGCGCTACGTGCGGGAGATGCTCGCCGCCCTCTTCGCGGACCCGCGCTTCGGCCACCTGGTGCTGCTGGGCGATCCGGACGAGCTCCACGCGCTGCTGGCGGAGCTGGGGGTGGAAGGCCAGGCCACCGTCCGCCCCTTTCTGCGGAGCTGGAGCAGCCACCAGACGCAGCTCGCCTGGGCCCGGATGGCGGCCCGCGGCCAGACCCGCGCGGACGTGTGGCACTTCCCGTTCTCGGACGTGCCCCTGCTCCTGCACCCCCGCCGCAGCGTGGTGACGGTGCACGACCTGATCCCCATCAAGCTGCCGGGGCTGGTGCGAAAGCGGGAGCGGATCGCCTCCACCATCGCGCTGCACGCGGGAGCCCGGCTCGCCTGGCGCATGATCGCCGACTCGGAGTCCACGCGGCGCGACATCGTGTCGTACGTTCCGCGCGCGGCGAACAAGGTGGAGGTGGTGCCGCTGGGCGTGGCCCCCTCGTTCCGCCCGCTGGAGCCCGCCGAGGCCGCGCTCTGCTCGCGCGCGGAGGCGCTGCGGCCGTACCTGTTCTGCGTGGGGAACCGCTTTCCGCACAAGAACCACGTGGCGGCCGTGGACGCGCTGGCGCGGGTGCGGGCGGGCGGAAGCGCCATGCGGCTGGTGGTGGCCGGGGGCACCGCCAACGCCCACTGGCCCCAGGTGGTGCGCCACGCCGAGGCGCGCGGGGTAGCGGATGCAGTGGTCGACCTGGGAAAGGTGAGCGAGACGGAGCTCCGCTGCCTGTACGCGCACTGCACCGCCTTCCTCTTCCCCTCGCTGTACGAGGGGTTCGGGCTTCCCGTGCTGGAGGCGATGGCGTGCGGCGCGCCGGTGATCGCCTCCAACCGCTCGTCGGTGCCGGAGGTGATGGGCGAGGGGGGGCTCTCCGTGGACCCCGGCGACAGCCAGGCGATGGCGGACGCGGTGGCGCGGCTGGAGCGGGACCCCGGCGTGCGCGGCGAGTGGATACGAAAGGGGCGGGAGCAGGCGGCCCGCTTCACATGGGAGAGCACCACGCAGCGGACGATGGAGATTCTGCACCGCGCCGCGTGTTCGTAA
- a CDS encoding O-antigen ligase family protein, whose amino-acid sequence MAARSATAHRFSAAWFGVALAATTATQLRMGPAGPGELMLVTWLAYRFLVLMVQRAVVVPREARPLLWFWCAVPAFMAAGWLTKIFIGIPQRNAALYDTFAFTFTAVTIVVFLLERDLPERVRNAAAGMLLTAVIPNALLVALSLAGPGTGPVRVWYGARLSGWSANPNQLALLMLAMPLIALQLSSQSGSARRRMAWLAVAGVATVLGLATLSDSLILAWMLGGAVLACVAFVRAASVHTGSMLREGLVRVVIPVMVLVATGVVAPRVVAKVAEEAAELSGSHQGSDRFNIWGHGLEALSRSPVVGLGPGSHAGHDGPHEGFESHNTYLDWSTSTGMVGLAAYLALLAWAGLHALRDRSHYRLILLLALMLFSAFHYVMRQPTFWFTLLVVAVAPAGSRLARAPVAAPRPARLAGAAHA is encoded by the coding sequence GTGGCCGCCCGTTCCGCCACCGCGCACCGCTTCTCGGCGGCGTGGTTCGGGGTCGCGCTCGCGGCCACGACCGCCACGCAGCTGCGCATGGGCCCCGCGGGCCCCGGCGAGCTGATGCTGGTGACGTGGCTGGCATACCGCTTCCTGGTGCTGATGGTGCAGCGCGCCGTCGTCGTTCCGCGCGAGGCACGCCCGCTCCTCTGGTTCTGGTGCGCGGTTCCCGCGTTCATGGCGGCCGGGTGGCTCACCAAGATCTTCATCGGCATTCCGCAGCGGAACGCGGCGCTGTACGACACCTTTGCGTTCACCTTCACCGCCGTCACCATCGTCGTCTTCCTGCTGGAGCGCGACCTGCCCGAGCGCGTGCGCAACGCGGCGGCGGGGATGCTGCTGACCGCGGTGATCCCCAACGCGCTGCTGGTGGCGCTCAGCCTGGCGGGGCCGGGAACGGGGCCGGTGCGCGTGTGGTACGGGGCGCGCCTCTCCGGCTGGTCGGCCAACCCCAACCAGCTCGCCCTGCTGATGCTGGCCATGCCGCTGATCGCGCTCCAGCTCAGCTCCCAGAGCGGGAGCGCGAGGCGCAGGATGGCGTGGCTGGCGGTGGCGGGGGTGGCCACGGTACTGGGGCTGGCCACGCTCAGCGACAGCCTGATTCTGGCGTGGATGCTCGGGGGCGCGGTGCTGGCGTGCGTGGCGTTCGTGCGCGCGGCGTCGGTGCACACCGGCAGCATGCTGCGCGAGGGGCTCGTGCGCGTGGTGATCCCCGTGATGGTGCTGGTGGCCACCGGCGTGGTGGCGCCGCGCGTCGTGGCAAAGGTGGCGGAGGAGGCCGCCGAGCTTTCCGGGTCGCACCAGGGGTCCGACCGCTTCAACATCTGGGGGCACGGGCTGGAGGCGCTGTCGAGATCGCCCGTGGTGGGGCTGGGGCCGGGGTCGCACGCGGGCCACGACGGGCCCCACGAGGGGTTCGAGTCGCACAACACCTACCTGGACTGGAGCACCAGCACCGGGATGGTGGGGCTCGCCGCCTACCTCGCCCTGCTGGCGTGGGCCGGCCTGCACGCGCTGCGCGACCGTTCGCACTACCGGCTGATCCTCCTGCTCGCGCTGATGCTGTTCAGCGCCTTCCACTACGTCATGCGCCAGCCCACCTTCTGGTTCACGCTGCTGGTGGTGGCGGTGGCGCCCGCGGGAAGCAGGCTCGCCCGCGCGCCGGTGGCGGCGCCGCGGCCGGCGC
- a CDS encoding glycosyltransferase family 4 protein, whose protein sequence is MKRVLMYDPYYDCAFGAQRAMITLAEGIRERGFEPIIATGKEGMLTRIAREAGLRVEVIPVPKTLDIFGGAALAASAPRKVLISFSLLMYAMRVLRHAKRLGADILYANELRSVFFLTPSKLLLRKRLFWTIHGGPSFPGLSALGAWAADEMMMVSKAAAKALPPRARERARAKLSVNYAGIDASGYAPAASDEARREIRRRFGLPEDGLLIATAGSICHRKGYDTVLEALERVVPGGPAVHLAIAGDLARETDAEYMAGLRREVEEKRLPVTFLGWRDDLPALLSASDIFVLASREEGLGIVTLEAMATHLPVIVTYAGGSEETVVDGESGLIVQPDDPEALAGRLRALMDDAGLRARLGARARERCLEVFAQTRYKDRFAALLRGERE, encoded by the coding sequence ATGAAGCGCGTACTGATGTACGATCCGTATTACGACTGTGCCTTCGGGGCGCAGCGTGCCATGATCACGCTGGCGGAGGGGATCCGCGAGCGTGGCTTCGAGCCGATCATCGCCACCGGAAAGGAGGGGATGCTCACACGGATCGCGCGTGAAGCGGGGCTGCGCGTGGAAGTCATCCCCGTGCCCAAGACCCTCGATATCTTTGGCGGGGCCGCGCTCGCCGCGTCCGCTCCCCGCAAGGTGCTGATCTCCTTTTCCCTGCTGATGTACGCCATGCGCGTGCTGCGGCACGCGAAGCGGCTGGGGGCCGACATCCTGTACGCCAACGAGCTGCGCAGCGTCTTCTTCCTCACGCCCAGCAAGCTGCTCCTGCGCAAGCGGCTCTTCTGGACGATCCACGGCGGGCCGTCGTTCCCGGGCCTCTCCGCGCTGGGCGCGTGGGCCGCGGACGAGATGATGATGGTGTCGAAGGCGGCGGCCAAGGCGCTCCCGCCGCGGGCCAGGGAGCGCGCTCGCGCCAAGCTCTCCGTCAACTACGCGGGGATCGACGCGTCGGGGTACGCGCCGGCCGCCAGCGACGAGGCGCGCCGCGAGATCCGCCGCCGCTTCGGGCTTCCGGAGGATGGGCTGCTGATCGCCACCGCCGGGTCGATCTGCCACCGCAAGGGGTACGACACCGTGCTGGAGGCGCTGGAGCGCGTGGTGCCCGGCGGCCCGGCGGTGCACCTGGCGATCGCGGGCGACCTGGCGCGCGAGACGGACGCGGAGTACATGGCGGGGCTGCGGCGCGAGGTGGAGGAGAAGCGCCTTCCCGTCACCTTTCTGGGGTGGCGCGACGACCTGCCGGCTCTCCTCTCCGCCAGCGACATCTTCGTCCTCGCCTCGCGCGAGGAGGGGCTGGGGATCGTGACGCTGGAGGCGATGGCCACCCACCTGCCGGTGATCGTGACGTACGCCGGCGGCAGCGAGGAGACGGTTGTGGACGGCGAGAGCGGGCTGATCGTGCAGCCGGACGACCCGGAGGCGCTGGCCGGGCGCCTGCGCGCGCTGATGGACGACGCCGGGCTCCGCGCGCGGCTGGGCGCCAGGGCGCGCGAGCGCTGCCTGGAGGTGTTCGCCCAGACGCGCTACAAGGACCGCTTCGCCGCCCTCCTGCGCGGGGAGAGGGAGTAG